One genomic segment of Chelonia mydas isolate rCheMyd1 chromosome 1, rCheMyd1.pri.v2, whole genome shotgun sequence includes these proteins:
- the LOC102940374 gene encoding stromelysin-1-like translates to MKNSKTISDKIQEMQAFFGLKVTGELDSNTLEVMKQPRCGIPDVGQFSTFPLSPRWTKTDLKYRILNYTPDMAPADVDEAIEKAWNVWSSVTPLKFTRVYEGEADIMISFVAGFHGDFYSFDGVGGTLAHAYAPGEGIGGDAHFDEDEYWTKDMKGFNLFLVAAHEFGHSLGLGHSNVLGSLMYPTYLQTETRNYRLPQDDVDGIQTLYGPPTSTEPPASTPPTETPTETSTIDSCDPHMTFDAITTLRGEIIFFKDRYIWRKSPYFPGIEQDLISSFWPTLPSGFQAAYEIDKKDQVFLFKGNQYWVVSGYSVQPGFPRNIHALGFPRYVKEIDAAVYDENAKKTYFFVGDKYWSYDEVTESMEKGYPRRISVDFPRIGNKVDAAFQEKGHFYFFHGSKQYEIDTKSKKVIREMKRNSWFGCE, encoded by the exons ATGAAGAACAGCAAAACCATAAGTGACAAAATCCAAGAAATGCAGGCATTCTTTGGGCTGAAAGTGACTGGGGAACTGGATTCCAATACTCTGGAGGTGATGAAGCAGCCCAGGTGTGGAATACCTGATGTCGGTCAGTTCAGCACCTTTCCCCTGTCTCCTAGATGGACAAAAACAGATCTGAAATATAG GATTTTGAACTATACACCAGACATGGCACCCGCTGATGTAGATGAAGCGATTGAGAAGGCTTGGAACGTCTGGAGCAGCGTGACCCCACTGAAATTCACCAGAGTTTACGAAGGCGAAGCAGATATAATGATCTCCTTTGTGGCTGGAT TTCATGGTGACTTCTATTCCTTTGATGGAGTGGGTGGAACTCTCGCTCATGCCTATGCACCGGGCGAAGGTATTGGTGGAGATGCCCACTTTGATGAGGATGAATACTGGACAAAAGATATGAAAG gaTTCAACTTGTTCCTTGTTGCTGCTCATGAGTTTGGCCACTCATTGGGTCTTGGTCATTCAAATGTCCTTGGCTCCTTGATGTATCCAACCTATCTGCAGACGGAGACCAGAAACTACAGGCTCCCTCAGGATGATGTTGATGGCATTCAGACCCTATATG GACCCCCAACCTCTACTGAGCCACCAGCTTCCACACCACCCACAGAAACACCAACAGAAACATCAACAATAGACAGCTGTGACCCGCACATGACTTTTGATGCCATCACCACTCTCCGTGGGGAAATAATATTCTTTAAAGACAG GTACATCTGGCGCAAGAGTCCTTATTTCCCAGGTATTGAGCAGGATTTAATTTCTTCCTTCTGGCCAACTCTACCATCTGGCTTTCAAGCCGCttatgaaattgacaagaaggatcaagtgtttctttttaaag GCAACCAATACTGGGTTGTCAGTGGATACTCTGTACAGCCAGGTTTTCCTAGGAACATCCATGCCCTGGGCTTTCCAAGATATGTTAAGGAAATTGATGCCGCTGTTTATGATGAGAATGCCAAAAAAACATACTTCTTTGTAGGTGACAAGTATTGGAG TTATGATGAAGTCACCGAATCCATGGAAAAGGGTTATCCAAGACGCATATCAGTTGACTTTCCAAGAATTGGCAATAAGGTCGATGCTGCTTTTCaggaaaaag gacatttctattttttccatGGATCAAAGCAGTATGAAATAGACACCAAGTCCAAGAAAGTTATTCGTGAAATGAAGAGAAATAGTTGGTTTGGTTGCGAATAA